One Cohnella candidum genomic region harbors:
- a CDS encoding glycerol-3-phosphate responsive antiterminator yields MNFNNQIILPAARKVKDLEKLMKLSYEYIVILDSHISQIRSIVELAKSHGKKPLLHADLIEGLKNDEYAAEYLCQVVQPAGIVSTRAGVIAKTKQNRLLAIQRLFLLDTNALEKSYAMFERTKPDFIEVLPGVIPHIITEVSERTGIPIFAGGLIRTVNDVEQAVRAGASAVTTSNAELWKHFENTGKQEGR; encoded by the coding sequence GTGAATTTCAATAACCAGATCATCCTGCCGGCGGCCCGGAAGGTGAAGGATCTGGAGAAGCTGATGAAATTGTCCTACGAATACATCGTGATCCTCGACTCCCATATCAGCCAAATCCGGTCGATCGTCGAGCTGGCGAAGTCCCACGGCAAAAAGCCGTTGCTGCACGCGGATCTGATCGAGGGGCTGAAGAACGACGAATACGCGGCGGAATACCTGTGCCAGGTCGTACAGCCCGCGGGCATCGTATCCACCCGGGCCGGTGTAATCGCGAAGACGAAGCAAAACCGGCTGCTCGCCATCCAGCGGTTGTTCCTGCTGGACACGAACGCGCTCGAGAAAAGCTACGCCATGTTCGAACGGACGAAGCCGGATTTCATCGAGGTGCTGCCGGGCGTCATCCCTCACATCATCACCGAAGTGTCGGAGCGCACGGGAATCCCGATTTTCGCAGGCGGGCTGATCCGAACGGTGAACGACGTGGAGCAGGCGGTCCGGGCGGGCGCATCGGCAGTCACGACTTCGAACGCCGAGTTATGGAAGCATTTCGAAAATACCGGGAAGCAGGAGGGACGCTGA